CTGATGGCGGCGGACATTCTGGCGTATCGCTCAAACGTCGTGCCGGTCGGAGCCGACCAAGTACAGCACGTTGAGATGACGCGCGACATGGCAGGTTATTTCAATCACACTTACGGCGAAGTGTTTGTCTTGCCGGAAGTGCGCGTCAGCGAGGCGGCGAGCGTCGTGCCCGGCATAGACGGGCAAAAAATGAGTAAATCCTATGGCAACGCGATTGACATCTTTGCCGACGATGAGGCGCTGAAAAAAGCCGTGATGAGCATTGTGACCGACTCCGCGCCAATTGAAGCGCCGAAAGACCCAACTAAGAACACGATATTTCGGCTCTATGCGCTGGCGGCGTCCCCTGAAGAAACGGCGGCGATGGCGGAGGCTTTTCGCGCCGGCGGCTATGGCTATGGCGAAGCGAAAAAGGCGTTGCTAGCCAAGCTCAAGGAGCGGTTTGGCCCGGCGCGCGAACGTTACCGTGAGTGGCTGGCGCGGCCGGACGACCTTGAGGACGTACTGCGCGCTGGCGCGGCTCGCGCACGGCAGGAAGCTATGGCGACGATTGACGCCGCGCGTCGCGCCTGCGGCGTCGCGTAGGCGGCGATGGTCACGGCGCAAACAACCGACCGGTGGGCGCAGGCGCGGTCGTGGGCGCAGCACGCCCGCGTGCCGCTGGGCTTTCTCGTTGGAGTCGTGTTTCTTGCCACGGCACAACCCTCACCCCAATGGATGGCCGTCGGCGCACTCATCGGTGGCGTGGGGGCGGCGCTGCGTGCGTGGGCGACCGGCCACTTGCGGAAGGATGAGGCGCTAGCGGTACGCGGTCCCTATCGGCTGACGCGCAATCCACTGTACTTGGGCAGTTGGCTAATGATGATGGGATGCCTGACAGCTGCTGCGCCGTGGCCGCTGGCGCTGGTCATTAGCGCGCTGTTCGTCGCCGTCTACTGGCCCGTCATGCGCGCCGAAGAAGCGCACCTGCACAAGCTTTTCCCGGATGAGTATCCGGCGTACGCCGCCCGTACGCCGCTCTTTCTACCAACTTGGCGCAACTTTGGCGCGGCGTGGCGTGATGGGTTCGATGGACGGCTTTACCTGCGCCACCGTGAATACCGGGCGGTGCTGGGGTTGGCAGGCGTCTTTTTAGCCCTGGGCGCACTGTGGTTGTGGCAGCAGTGACACGCCAAAGGGAAGGGGGCTTTTGCCACGCGCTGACTGCACCCAATGCCGCGCTGGCGTGACAACCGCCCTAAACCAGCAAGTCAAGGGAAAACACCGCTCGAACCCCTCCGGCGACTTGGTTACGGTGCGTCAGCACAGGGCGGCTGTATTTGACCGCCAAGGCGTCATGCGATGCAGCGCCAAGAAGTCCCAACCGCTGAAGCGCCGCCAGCATCGCCGTGTTCCGCGCGCGAAAACTGTCGCCGTCCTCAATTTTGACAGCAACGCCCAGACCTTCGGGAAAGCGGTCGGAGGGCGGGACGGCGACGACGTGCACGCCTTCCGCGCCAACTTTCGACAACAGCCGTCCCGGTACGGCGCGCATCAAGTCGGTGTCAATCCGCTCCGTCCCGCCGACGAGTTCGGGATGCGCTAGCATCGCCGTTGTAACGTGATGACTTTCAGCTGGATAGGGTGAATGCGTAAATAACCGCGCGTAGCCGACCGCCATGGCCGCGAGCGGTACGGCCCACGTCGGGACGGTACACCCATCCAAACCGACCGGCATTTGCTCGACCGGAACGCCGCACATTTCGGCGACCACCTGCGCCATCATTGCTTGCAGCGGATGCGCTGGGTTGTCGTAGTCGTCGGTTGAAAAGCCCGCCGCCAGACAGCCGGCCAGCATCCCGGCGTGCTTGCCGGAGCAGTTGTTGTGCAGGGGCGTAACGGCGACGCCAGCCAGTCGCCGCGCCGCCGCACTATTGAACGGTGGGTGGACGCCACACCGCAGCGCCTCCGCCGTCAGCCCCAGTCGCTCAAGTAGCCCGGCGACGACCGCCGTATGCTCCGGTTCGCCGTTGTGCGAGGCAGCGATGAGCGCTACCTCCTGTGTCGTAAGGCGAAAACGTTCTCCTGCGCCGGTACGAAGGACGGTGATGGC
The window above is part of the Chloracidobacterium sp. genome. Proteins encoded here:
- the trpS gene encoding tryptophan--tRNA ligase, with the translated sequence MRFLSGIQPSGKLHLGNYFGAIAQHIALQSEGEAFYFIANYHALTTINDAAQLRELTRDVAATYLALGLDPQRATLFRQSDIPELHELAWLLATVTGMGLLERAHAYKDKVARGIPAKVGLFYYPVLMAADILAYRSNVVPVGADQVQHVEMTRDMAGYFNHTYGEVFVLPEVRVSEAASVVPGIDGQKMSKSYGNAIDIFADDEALKKAVMSIVTDSAPIEAPKDPTKNTIFRLYALAASPEETAAMAEAFRAGGYGYGEAKKALLAKLKERFGPARERYREWLARPDDLEDVLRAGAARARQEAMATIDAARRACGVA
- a CDS encoding isoprenylcysteine carboxylmethyltransferase family protein, whose protein sequence is MVTAQTTDRWAQARSWAQHARVPLGFLVGVVFLATAQPSPQWMAVGALIGGVGAALRAWATGHLRKDEALAVRGPYRLTRNPLYLGSWLMMMGCLTAAAPWPLALVISALFVAVYWPVMRAEEAHLHKLFPDEYPAYAARTPLFLPTWRNFGAAWRDGFDGRLYLRHREYRAVLGLAGVFLALGALWLWQQ
- a CDS encoding asparaginase yields the protein MTNQSLSTASTAPVLVEVWRGAAVESRHRGAVVAATATGRIIAAVGDPHWLCFLRSAAKPFQAITVLRTGAGERFRLTTQEVALIAASHNGEPEHTAVVAGLLERLGLTAEALRCGVHPPFNSAAARRLAGVAVTPLHNNCSGKHAGMLAGCLAAGFSTDDYDNPAHPLQAMMAQVVAEMCGVPVEQMPVGLDGCTVPTWAVPLAAMAVGYARLFTHSPYPAESHHVTTAMLAHPELVGGTERIDTDLMRAVPGRLLSKVGAEGVHVVAVPPSDRFPEGLGVAVKIEDGDSFRARNTAMLAALQRLGLLGAASHDALAVKYSRPVLTHRNQVAGGVRAVFSLDLLV